CTTTTTACGCCAACTTAGAGAGAAGCTTTTGGGGTACAACTTCACCAGATTGGGCTATTCGGAACGCACACTCTTTTGATGCGCCTTCTATTGAGATAACTGTAGAAGGGCGCAGATTTGAAAGAATTTTGGAGGAGTTTGGCATTCCCTACTATCTCAAAGTAGATATTGAAGGTGCTGATTTATTATGCATACAAGCATTACGGCAGTTTAATACTAAACCATCATTCCTATCTATCGAATCAACCAAAACTTCTTGGAAAGAACTGCTAGAAGAATTTGCGCTATTAAAAGAACTTGGCTATCACAAATTCAAAGCTATTAGTCAGGAGCATGTACCTAACCAAGTCTGCCCTTCACCAGCACGAGAAGGTCAATATATCCCACATCAGTTTGAATATGGTGCTAGCGGACTTTTTGGAGAAGAAACCCCAGGTACTTGGCTTTCTGAGAGTGAAGCAATCAAGGTCTACAAAGGCATTTTTTGGACTTATAAAATAATTGGAGTGAATGGGATTATTTACCGATTCCCCATAGGAAAGATGTTCCTAGACAAGCTTAAAATCCAGGAACCTTGGTATGATACCCATGCTAGTCTATGAACACAGCATTTTATCCTAAACATAAAAACCACTGTGGGGCTTGAGTTTAACTCAATCCCATTTCCGGTAGCAACGAGCTGTACAGTAATAAGGGTGAAAAACTTCTAAGAAGTTGCTCTGAATCGTCCTGTAGAAAGTTTCTACTACTTGAGGATCGTCGATGTGAAAAGGGTAATCTTGATTAAAGCCTTTAAAGAAATACCAGTTCAAAATTGTTTTACCACCAGGTGTCAGCGCTTGATGAAACTTTAGTAACTGTTGGCTGGGATCTGACAAATGTTCTAAAACATCAAAAGAAATGATAGTATCAAAAGTCTCTTTTTCAGGCATTTCCAAGTAAAAACTCATTTTGTGGCTCAAACCCATCTGTTCAGCTCGATAACGCACAAAATCATAATGAATAGGATTAAGATCGCAATAGATTACTTGATCAACCTGTGGACAAAGGGCAGCATTAAGTGCATGAGTGCCAATCCCGCCGCCAAAATCTAACACCCGACCTTGAGCATGATCTACAATCAAATGTAACGTGTTTTCAATATTTTGACTTTGTTCTAGATGCCAAGCTCCTAACTCAAATAAATAAACTTCTCCCACCTGGTCACGATAAAAGTCTGTTGCTTTTTCCCAATCAAAATCTTTATGGCCTAACTCGGCCATTTCTTCTTGTCCTGTCGCTAACTTTTTTTCTAGTGTTTCTGAATCTAAATGCAAAAATTCCTGTAAATGTTGTTTTAAGTTAAATGAATTTTGCCAATAATCGCTTAAGAAAGCTGGAGCGGGATACTTAACCATGAATTGTAACTATTATCATTAATTCAATAATCTATATCTTAAACTGAATCAATGTTTTCTACTTACTTTTTTTCAAAAAACTAAATTTTAATAATTCTGTAGACATACTCACTAATCTGAGCTATAGCCCCAAAAGGAAAAATAAGTTAAATGCCATTTTCAGGGCAACAATGTTTAAGTAGTGTTTTATCAAGTCTGTAAAATTGCCTGAGGGGATTAACCAGTCTAGTGTAAATCACGGTAAAATTTACTTACCTTTACTGTACAGCAAGTATTGCGCGATGCCTTTGGTGGGTGTAGCCATCGCTTGCTTGATGCCGATTATGGCATATTGAATACCAGTGAATAAATTACAAATAGTATCATTATTTGGTTGTGATGCTATGTTGTTAGTAAGTAGGTAGACATAATTAAATATAAAATAAACTCCTAGTTTGCAGTGAGCGATTTCTCGCTCAGAGCAAGGATTATCAGGACTAAAGTCCTTACTACAAACTTTAAATTTATTTATGCCTAGATACTTATGAACAATTTTCAACTAGTTACAAATTAAACATCTAACTCTTATGAGTCCCATTGTCTTTGACTTTAGTCCCGAAATTTCAGTTATACTTTGTACCTACAACCGAGAAAAATATTTGAATATTTGCATCAATAGTGTCCTCGCTCAAACTTTTAAAGATTGGGAACTGTTGGTAGTTGATGATGGTAGTAAAGATAATACTTTTGAAATTGTCAATCCATATTTGCAAAAATTTAACAATATACGTTATTTAAAACACCAAAATAGAAAATTAGGGTACTCTAAAAATGCCGGAGTTCAAGCATCCTTTGGCAAATACATCACTTTTATTGACAGCGATGATACATATAGACCCAATCATTTAGAGTCGCGACTTAAATACATGCAGGCTAATCCAGAAATTGACTTGATTGAAGGAGGCTTTTTCTCTGAAGAAGAGATTTTTGTAGCCGATTATTTTCAACCAGGTAAAATAATTAATTTACGCGAATGTGTTTTAGGTCCTACATTTTTTGGTAGGAGGCGAGTATTTTTTGAATTGCAGGGATTTAATAATATTCCCTATGGAGAAGATACAGATTTTTGGAAACGGGCAGATAAAATTTTTAAAACTCAAAAAGTTACAGAACCACAAACCTACGTTTATACCAGAGCAGAAACAAGCATTACCAAGGATGTTTTGGAACAGCGCTCATTAACCTAAAAACTTTAATTCAGTTTATCTCGATCCACCCAGTATAACGTTACCTGCAACTATGCATATTTGTCATATAGTTTTGAATAACATTGGTGGAGCACCAAAAGTTGCTGATTCGCTAATTTCTTCTCAATCCAAAGCTGGCTACCAAGTCTCTACTGTGGTGCTTACTGTTTTAGAGCCACAATGGATAGTATCTTTTAAAGCGGCTAAAACTGTGATTGTTATGAAAGTTGCAGGTACTCTATTTATTATTGGGGGGATAATACACCAAATATGGGTAGCGATAAAATTAAGCAGGGTTATTGCTGAACAAAAACCAGATATTATTGTTTGTCATACTGCATTTATTACTAAACTCTTTTATCTATCTAAATTCATCCCTGGCAGTTTCTCTGTTCCATACATTAGCTATATTCACAGTGATTATATTTCGGAATCACGGGTTGAACTTAAAACAAACCCCATCAGCGCCTTGATTCAAAAATTCTTTATAAGTCTTGCTAGCAGAATTGATATGCTTGCGCTTCAGCAAGCTAGTGGATTAATATTTGTTTGCAAGTCTCTCTATCAAAGATTCGCAAATATTGGGTTAAACCATCATCGAATAGTGATATCCTACAATCCAGCAATAGATGATATTAGTAACCAACCTCTTCATCCTACAGCCGCATCTTGGTTTAACAATTCGCAGTTGATTACCTTTGTATGTGCTTCTAGGTTTCACCATCAAAAAGACCATAAAACCTTACTCAAAGCATTTGCTAAAGTTAGTCAAAATCACTTAAATATTCGGCTTATTTTGTTAGGAGAAGGTGATTTAGAGACAGAAATGCAAGTTCTAGCAAAGTTTTTAGCCATTGATGAAATTGTGCTGTTTGCCGGTTCTGTTCTCAATCCTAGAGCTTATTTCACACTGTCTAGAGCAGTTATACTTGCTTCCCATTTTGAAGGCTTACCACTGGTTCTTGTAGAAGCTGTAGCTAGTGGGGTAACATTTATTTCCACTGACTGTCCAGTTGGCCCACGTGAGATTTCTGAAGTACTTAAATGTGGAACGATAATACCACCAAATGATGTAAATGCATTAGCAGAAGCCATTATTGAGCATGTAAAAACTCCTCAGAAGAAGATTGAATGCTCTGAGCAAATTGCACAATTATTTAGTGAGGCTAGCTGTGCTAAAAGATTAGAAGTTTTGATAAACCAAGTTATTGCCCAATGAGTATATGCTATTTTACCTAGTACTTATATCTAAAGACTTTCTATGAATATTAGTTTTTTAGCTTTTAAAATTAGAGATTTTTGGTGTTCATTGAGAAATTTTGCTCGGCAGCTTTCTCTTTTAGGAATTACTCTGATATGTCTTATATTTTTATCTAGTTGTCAGGGGATAATACCAAAGGAAGATGGGGTAATTCATCTGACACTATGGCAAGCTATTAATCCCCCTGCAAATCGAGATATATTTCAAAAACTAGTAGATAAATTTAATCAAACTCATCCTGATATTCAGGTAGAATCTATCTTTGAGAGTGAACCTCAATTACCAAAAATATTGACATCAGTGGTTGCCAATGTACCACCAGACCTGCTGTCATTCCATCCTGAATATACAGGTCAATTTGTGGAATTAGGGGCACTTCGACCTTTAGAAGATTGGTTGAATAAATCGCCCCTCAAGTCAGACATTAGACCTAACTTATTGCCAGAAATGCAATTAGATGGTCACATTTGGTCAGTGCCAATGCATACCAGTAATATTGGTATTTTTTACCGTCCTAAACTTTTTGAAGCTGCGGGAATTACAGAATTACCCAAGACTTGGGATGAATTGAGACAAGTTGCCAAAAAATTAACTATAGACCGCAATGGGGATGGCCGCCCCGAACAGTATGGGATGTTACTGCCTTTAGGAAAAGGAGGATGGACTGTATTTAGTTGGTTCCCGTTTTTATTTGGTGCAGAGGGAGAGGTTGTAACTAATAATCGCCCCAATTTAACGAATTCGGGTGCGATCGCGGCCTTAAAATTTTGGCAAGACCTGATAAAAGATGGTTCAGTAATGCTTTCTGCTCCAGAACGAGGTTATGAAGAGGAAGCTTTTCTTACAGGTCGTGTTGCGATGCAAATCACAGGCCCTTGGACATTAATCATGAAATCTGAGGTCGATCATCAGGTATTACCCATACCAGCAGGTATCAGACCTGCTACAGTCACAGGTACTGGAAATTTTTTTGTGATGAAGACCACACCAGCAAGAGAGCAAGCAGCATTCAAATTTTTAGAGTATGTTTTGAGTGAGGAATTCCAAACCGAATGGAGTATAGGGACGGGTTTTTTGCCAGTTACCCTTACATCGGCTCAAAGCAAAGCTTATCAGCAATTCATCAATGAAAAACCAGTGTTAAAAGTTTTTTTCGATCAATTACCTGTGGCACGTTCTCAACCAATTATTGCTGGATATAGTCGTCTTTCTGACAGTCTTGGTCGAGCTATAGAAGCCACAGTACTAGGAGAGTCTGCTGAAAAAGCCCTTAAGAAAGCACAAGAGCGTTTAGATTTGATTTGGGATGACAAATAAATAGAACTAGTGCTGAGTGCTGTTAACGGTAGCGGGGTGTTGAGCCAGTTCTGAGTGATAAATCTCAGTCCCTAGTCATTCTTTTATCCTTGGTTTTTGAAATTTGTTTCATAGGGACTGCCTCCTGCCTCCAAACCTGTAGCTTTGTACTTCATAGAAAAGAAAACTATTGTAATTAACTACTAGCATTAGTAAGAATTCCTACAAGTACTCGCACTAATTCTTCCAAACCTTCGGGAACGCGATAAAGTTTGATATCTTGCATGACCCGTTTATCTTGCCGATAAAATATTCCAAATCGCCAATCTTCTCCATTTGTTACAGCACCATACAAAGTTGATGTTTGCGAATCTGTCCATTGGTCGAGTGCTATCAATTCAATTGCAAGTTGAGTAAATCCCCGGCTTAAATCGGATTGCTTGGCTTCAACCACTAACAGGGAATTGAAAGATGAAATATAGTAATCAAAACTCCCTTTGAGTTGTTCGCTAACATTAATGGGGTACTCAATGTTTAGTTGAGTTTGCGTTTGGTCGCAAATTTCCAACAAAATAGGAGCAATTAAAACTTCACGTTTTGCAGCTTCACTGATAGGATTTACGCGCATGATATTGCGCCGTAAGTAACGCTGTAAAAATTCTAAATAGTCAATTACGCCTGAATATTGTGGTAGTTGTAGCGATGCGCGTTCGTAACTACATCCCAGTTCCGCCAAGATATCTCCTGGGGTATATGGTAATTCAAAATACTTACTAAATGTATAACTTTGACCGGGTTGGAGAATGCGCGGGCGAGTCATAAATATTAAGGTTATAGAATATATCGATAAAAGTCAGGAAGAAACTCCAGTTTTGAGATGTAAATTTCTTTTCAATGTACACAAACCAATTGCTGGTATGGCTCCTAAAATCGCTGCTGTCAGTCCTTGTCCACTCCAATATAGTATGGGAGTACGGTAGGTTTCTGGAATCAAATTTTGCATAATAAAAAGCAACCAAACCAAAATAGTGATCCAGAAAAAAGAGATTGAGGGTAAAAAATTCCACCACCAAATATCTGCTGTATATCGCCTCAACACCAGCCATTGGCAAATCCCTAGCCAAATTCCAGAAATTATATATGCGATCGCAGACAAAAATCCAAAAATCAAAGTATCTTCAGAAGATGATGAGGCAATGGTTGAAATGTAGTTAATCCAGGCTGTAGAAACACCGTTGGCAATCAGCCAACCGACACTAGTAGCAAATAGCCACTGCCAACCCGGTAAATATCGGTAAAGCACAAGAGCTTGGTCAGCAGCAAAAATCACGGCAAATACAACGTTACTAAGACTTCTAACCAAAATGATCCATGTTTGTGGTTGATTAGCAACGTTAGATGAGAGACTTTGGAAAATAATTTTCTCTAAAGCGATACTGGCAACGCCACCGACAACCCATCCGATGAGGGTCATTAAGGTAAACTGAATAAAGAACCTCTGTCGCTGCGATCGCGGAATCAAATACTTTCCTAGATTAGGCTCATTATTAGCAGATGCAAGATGATCGGGACTGTTAGAGTCAGTTTGCATAGAGAATTAAGAGAGTAGATAGTGGAGACAACACAAAAGAGTGACGAAATTCTTTTATATTCCACTTTCTTTGTTAATTCTTGTTTTATCCCATTCCCGACCCGATTTCCCTTTGGTGTAAAGAGACTAGGGCTTTTGCTGACAACTTGCTAATAAAGCGTAATCTCAGAATGATAAGCTAAACAGTGGCATAAAAGTTGTGACTTAGGATGAAGTGATAAATGGGTGTTTATTCAACGACTCCTCATCTCTTACGGGCTGCTCGTGGTGAAGTAGTAGATCGTCCCCCTGTATGGATGATGCGACAAGCGGGACGATATATGAAAGCATATCGAGACTTAAGAGATAAGTATCCTTCGTTTCGCGATCGCTCCGAAATTCCAGAAGTAGCAATTGAAGTTTCTTTGCAACCCTGGAGAGCTTTCCAACCAGACGGAGTAATTTTATTTTCTGATATTGTCACCCCATTACCTGGTTTGGGGATTGACATGGATATTGCCGAAGGTAAAGGCCCAATCATTCACTCGCCCCTCCGCACTCAAGAACAAATCGATGCTCTGCATCCTTTAGAACCAGAAGCAGCTCTACCATTTATCAAGACAATATTGCAAGCGCTGCGTTCGGAAGTAGGCGATAAATCAACGGTGTTGGGCTTTGTGGGTGCGCCGTGGACATTAGCAGCTTATGCAGTTGAAGGAAAAGGTTCTAAAACCTACTCCATCATCAAAAACATGGCATTTTCAGATCCAGCGATATTGCATCAACTGTTAGCTAAATTAGCAGATGCGATCGCCATCTATGCCCGCTACCAAATTGACTGTGGCGCTCAAGTTGTACAAATGTTCGATTCTTGGGCGGGTCAATTGAGTCCTCAAGATTATGACACCTTTGCTCTCCCCTATCAGCAGCGAGTTTTCCAGCAAGTCAAGCAAACCCATCCTGATACACCTTTGATTTTGCTAGTTAGCGGTAGTGCGGGTGTGTTGGAAAGAATGGGACAATCTGGCGCTGATATTGTCACTGTAGACTGGGCAGTGGATATGGCAGATGCACGAGCCAGATTGGGTAAACAAATGAAAGTTCAAGGAAATCTTGATCCTGGCGTGCTATTCGGCTCTAAACAGTTTATCCGCGATCGCATCCTCGATACGGTTCGCAAAGCCAGCAATTGGGGTCACATTCTCAATCTCGGTCACGGTGTCTTGCCAGAAACTCCCGAAGAAAATGTCGCTTTCTTCTTTGAAACCGCAAAGGAATTGAATCTTGCAGGAGTTAAGGGTTAGGAGTTATGAGTTATGAGTTATGAGTTAGGAGTTAGGAGTTATGAGTTATGAGCTATTAAGTTATCAGTCGCGAGGTGCAGAGTTCTTTTTTATTCTTAACTCCTCACTCCTCACTCCTAACTTGATTCTTAACTCCTAACTTTATAAATAACTCCTGATTCGGAACTTTTAACTTAATTCTTAACTCTTAACTCCTAACTCCTAACTTATTAAAATCTTAGTATGAGCCAGAAGCGGATTTTAGTGACTGGTGCAAGTGGTTGTGTAGGTCATTATTTAACAGAAGCCTTAATTAAAGAAACAAATCACGAACTGTATCTATTGGTTAGGAACCCAAGCAAACTGCAAGTTGATACTAAGGCACGTTCAGGCATCAACGTTTTGCAAGGTGATATGCAGAATATTCGCCAATTTGCCGATTTGCTATCCACAATTGATACAGCGGTACTCACAGCCACGGCTTGGGGTGGTGATGAGACATTTGATATTAATGTCGTCAAGACAATCGAGTTACTCGAACTGCTAGATCCAGAACGTTGCCAACAGGTGATTTATTTTTCGACAGCTAGCGTTTTGGATCGCTACAATCAACCATTAAAAGAAGCCGGGGAAATTGGGACGGATTACATCCGTTCTAAATATGAGTGCTTAGAGAAAAAAGAAAAATTAGCGATCGCACCCAAAATTACCACAGTTTTTCCAACTGTAGTATTGGGCGGTGATGCGAATAAACCCGATTCTGCTGTCTCATCTGGTATTACAGAAGTTACCAAATATATTAATTTAATTCGTTTTTTAAAAGCAGATGGTAGTTTTCACTTTATCCACGGACGAGATATTGCCACTGTCGTACGATATTTAATTGATCATCCTGCTAAAGATAATCAGCCACTTCGGCTTGTTTTAGGTCAAGCACCGTTAACTGCTAATCAAGCAGTCAAACAAGTTTGTGCTTATCTGGGCAAAAAGATTTACTTTCGCATTCCCATATCCATAGCATTGGCTAATTTAATTATTGTCCTTTTCCGCATTCGCATGGCCGCTTGGGATCGGTTTTGCATGAACTATCGGCATTTTACTTATGAAAAATTCATCAATCCCGATAGTTTCGGCTTGCCAAATTATTGTGCAACCATGAGTGATGTTTTGAAAATTAGCGGTGTTGAAAAGGCTAAAAATTGATTATAATCTGTGGCTTTTGACAACGTTTGGAAAATATTAGCAGAAAATTATCCTCATCTCGTAGAGAGCGTCTGGGGTCATTGGGTATGAGTGAAGAATAGAAAATTACCTCTTTCCTCTCTGCTCTCCAGTCCCTTGATTTGAGTTAAAAATATCAATGGTAAAATAAAACAACTTTAATAAAAAGTCAATAACTCTTTATTTTCGTTAGAGTGGGATAACAATCAAAGTGTGAGGATTGATACTACATGCGAATCTTGTTAGTGTATCCAATATTTCCCAAAACCTTCTGGTCTTATGAAAAAATCCTAGAGTTAGTCGATCGCAAGGTTTTATTACCACCTCTGGGTTTAGTAACAGTAGCCGCGATTTTGCCCCAAGAATGGGAATTCAAGCTGGTAGATCG
This portion of the Nostoc sp. GT001 genome encodes:
- a CDS encoding FkbM family methyltransferase, yielding MDKNLIIDVGVHTGEDTEFYLKKGFRVIGIEAHPELYEATKKRLNLYIENGQLTLLNIAVSPKDEPVTFYANLERSFWGTTSPDWAIRNAHSFDAPSIEITVEGRRFERILEEFGIPYYLKVDIEGADLLCIQALRQFNTKPSFLSIESTKTSWKELLEEFALLKELGYHKFKAISQEHVPNQVCPSPAREGQYIPHQFEYGASGLFGEETPGTWLSESEAIKVYKGIFWTYKIIGVNGIIYRFPIGKMFLDKLKIQEPWYDTHASL
- a CDS encoding class I SAM-dependent methyltransferase encodes the protein MVKYPAPAFLSDYWQNSFNLKQHLQEFLHLDSETLEKKLATGQEEMAELGHKDFDWEKATDFYRDQVGEVYLFELGAWHLEQSQNIENTLHLIVDHAQGRVLDFGGGIGTHALNAALCPQVDQVIYCDLNPIHYDFVRYRAEQMGLSHKMSFYLEMPEKETFDTIISFDVLEHLSDPSQQLLKFHQALTPGGKTILNWYFFKGFNQDYPFHIDDPQVVETFYRTIQSNFLEVFHPYYCTARCYRKWD
- a CDS encoding glycosyltransferase family A protein, coding for MSPIVFDFSPEISVILCTYNREKYLNICINSVLAQTFKDWELLVVDDGSKDNTFEIVNPYLQKFNNIRYLKHQNRKLGYSKNAGVQASFGKYITFIDSDDTYRPNHLESRLKYMQANPEIDLIEGGFFSEEEIFVADYFQPGKIINLRECVLGPTFFGRRRVFFELQGFNNIPYGEDTDFWKRADKIFKTQKVTEPQTYVYTRAETSITKDVLEQRSLT
- a CDS encoding glycosyltransferase; its protein translation is MNNIGGAPKVADSLISSQSKAGYQVSTVVLTVLEPQWIVSFKAAKTVIVMKVAGTLFIIGGIIHQIWVAIKLSRVIAEQKPDIIVCHTAFITKLFYLSKFIPGSFSVPYISYIHSDYISESRVELKTNPISALIQKFFISLASRIDMLALQQASGLIFVCKSLYQRFANIGLNHHRIVISYNPAIDDISNQPLHPTAASWFNNSQLITFVCASRFHHQKDHKTLLKAFAKVSQNHLNIRLILLGEGDLETEMQVLAKFLAIDEIVLFAGSVLNPRAYFTLSRAVILASHFEGLPLVLVEAVASGVTFISTDCPVGPREISEVLKCGTIIPPNDVNALAEAIIEHVKTPQKKIECSEQIAQLFSEASCAKRLEVLINQVIAQ
- a CDS encoding ABC transporter substrate-binding protein; its protein translation is MNISFLAFKIRDFWCSLRNFARQLSLLGITLICLIFLSSCQGIIPKEDGVIHLTLWQAINPPANRDIFQKLVDKFNQTHPDIQVESIFESEPQLPKILTSVVANVPPDLLSFHPEYTGQFVELGALRPLEDWLNKSPLKSDIRPNLLPEMQLDGHIWSVPMHTSNIGIFYRPKLFEAAGITELPKTWDELRQVAKKLTIDRNGDGRPEQYGMLLPLGKGGWTVFSWFPFLFGAEGEVVTNNRPNLTNSGAIAALKFWQDLIKDGSVMLSAPERGYEEEAFLTGRVAMQITGPWTLIMKSEVDHQVLPIPAGIRPATVTGTGNFFVMKTTPAREQAAFKFLEYVLSEEFQTEWSIGTGFLPVTLTSAQSKAYQQFINEKPVLKVFFDQLPVARSQPIIAGYSRLSDSLGRAIEATVLGESAEKALKKAQERLDLIWDDK
- the hemE gene encoding uroporphyrinogen decarboxylase, whose product is MGVYSTTPHLLRAARGEVVDRPPVWMMRQAGRYMKAYRDLRDKYPSFRDRSEIPEVAIEVSLQPWRAFQPDGVILFSDIVTPLPGLGIDMDIAEGKGPIIHSPLRTQEQIDALHPLEPEAALPFIKTILQALRSEVGDKSTVLGFVGAPWTLAAYAVEGKGSKTYSIIKNMAFSDPAILHQLLAKLADAIAIYARYQIDCGAQVVQMFDSWAGQLSPQDYDTFALPYQQRVFQQVKQTHPDTPLILLVSGSAGVLERMGQSGADIVTVDWAVDMADARARLGKQMKVQGNLDPGVLFGSKQFIRDRILDTVRKASNWGHILNLGHGVLPETPEENVAFFFETAKELNLAGVKG
- a CDS encoding NAD(P)-dependent oxidoreductase, which encodes MSQKRILVTGASGCVGHYLTEALIKETNHELYLLVRNPSKLQVDTKARSGINVLQGDMQNIRQFADLLSTIDTAVLTATAWGGDETFDINVVKTIELLELLDPERCQQVIYFSTASVLDRYNQPLKEAGEIGTDYIRSKYECLEKKEKLAIAPKITTVFPTVVLGGDANKPDSAVSSGITEVTKYINLIRFLKADGSFHFIHGRDIATVVRYLIDHPAKDNQPLRLVLGQAPLTANQAVKQVCAYLGKKIYFRIPISIALANLIIVLFRIRMAAWDRFCMNYRHFTYEKFINPDSFGLPNYCATMSDVLKISGVEKAKN